The region TTCGTTATCCAAAGGATTGGGTTTTAACAATGCCCAAAAGGGCCGTGGGCATGGATGGTGACCTTTCTGTTGCCTGCTGCCCTTAACTAAGCAGTCAGGGCTTCTAAATTCTCCCCGTTCAGAGATTTCCTCAGCCCCCTGCTGGGATAGGAGGTGGGTCCTAAAGACAAATCTCATCTAATTTTCCACCCTTCTCCAAAGAGGGAAAGGAATTggtggaagggagagggagggctgGAAGTAAGAGAGGCACAGCCAAGTGGAGTTTGCGCATGAGTAGGTGGTGAGGGAAGTCAAGTTGGGGCTGGAATCCGACTGGCAGTGGCgcctggaggaaggaaagagcgCCTGGCCCACGCCCAGCACACCGCGTCAGGAGCAGACAAAGGCTGGGTCGGTGGCATGCAGGGGCAGGCACCCGCCAGTCTCTTACAGGCGTGGCCACTATTTGGAAGCAGTGCAGGGCAGAAGCTGGGCGCCAAGCGGGCTGCTAGTGGACTTCCAGTTGATGGACTGTCCTTTTCTCCACCCAAAGTAACCGCGCCGAGACCATCTTGTGCCCTAAGTGTTCACAGCCACGGAAACCACCTAGAAGCTGGACCCTGGGGTTGCGGGCGGACTCCGCGCGCCCCCTGCTGGCCTGCCTTGGGTCGCGCCGGTACGCCGTGGCCCGGTCTCGATTCGGGGAAACCCTATCAGGGAAACCTCGGGGCGTGACGTCATCTCTCGGTGACGTCACCCAGCCCCCGGGGAGTGCGGGGGTTCCCACCAAGGAGGCATCCCTGGCCCTGTGCGGGACGCGGGTGCAGTCCGGGAGTCACCCGGGATCCCGGCGAGCCTCGCTGAGCCCTGTGTCTGCCCCGCAGGTCGCTCGCGGCCCCGGGTGAAGCAGGCCCGCGCCGGTCGGCGCCATGGAAAGGAGCGGGAACCAAAGTTGCCCCCCGCCGGCATGCGCGCCCATTGAGCCCCGCCGCAAGCAGCCCCCGGCCGCAGGTCCCCAAGTGACGCTGGCGGCACCTGGGAGCGTGGCGCGGCCCCGGGGCCACGCCGAGGAGCCCAGCGTCCAGTAAAGCTGCCGAGGACCTGCCGCTTGCGCCGCAGCCATGGTGATGTCCCAGGGCACCTACACGTTCCTCACGTGCTTCGCCGGCTTCTGGCTCATCTGGGGTCTCATCGTCCTGCTCTGCTGCTTCTGCAGCTTCCTGCGCCGCCGCCTCAAACGGCGCCAGGAGGAGCGACTGAGGGAGCAGAACCTGCGTGCTCTGGAGCTGGAGCCCCTCGAGCTTGAGGGCAGCCTGGCTGGAAGTCCTCCGGGCCTggcgccgccgccaccaccgcaCCGCAGCCGTCTGGAGGCTCCTGTGCACGCGCACTCGCACGTGCACGTGCACCCGCTGCTGCACCACGGGTCCGCGCAGCCGCACGCGCATCCGCACCCACACCATCACGCACTGCCGCACCCACCGCCACCGCACCTCTCCGTGCCGCCTCGGCCCTGGAGCTACCCACGCCAAGGTAAGGCTGCGCTTCGGCAGGCGAGCGCTCCCTGCCGATGCACCGGGAGAAGCGGGCTAGGGTGGTGGTGGCTGCGGGAGGCTGGGGCCGGCGGCTTCGTCCTCACAGCCCGCTTCCCGTCCCGCAGCGGAATCGGACATGTCTAAGCCGCCGTGCTACGAGGAGGCGGTGCTGATGGCCGAGCCGCCGCCGCCCTACAGCGAGGTGCTCACGGACACTCGCGGGCTCTACCGCAAGATTGTCACGCCCTTTCTGAGCCGCCGCGACAGCGCGGAGAAGCAGGAGCAGCCGCCTCCGAGTTACAAGCCTCTCTTCCTGGACCGGGGCTATACTTCGGCGCTGCATCTTCCCAGCGCCCCGCGGCCCGCCgccccctgccctgccctctgcCTGCAGGCTGACCGCAGCCGCCGGGTCTTCCCCAGCTGGACCGACTCAGAGCTCAGCAGCCGCGAGCCCCTGGAGCACGGAGCTTGGCGTCTGCCGGTCTCCATCCCCTTGTTCGGGAGGACTACAGCCGTATAGAGGGGCGCCCGGCGTCCCAAGCCCCACAGGCGAACTCCTAGCCTGACTGCGGGGCTTTTTAAATGCTTCCCCTGGACtgcagggaggggtggggggagggtgggaTTTCTTACCCTGTTTGTTACATTTTGAGGATAATAAAGGTGTGTGATCTGCTTTGGTACAAGCGGAGGGGAACGCCAGCTGCTTTACGCCCAAGGTGCTAATAACCAGGCATGTTGGAcctggtgtgtgtggggaggtgtaTACAGAAATGTGCAGGCCTTTGGGAACCGAAGTTTACTTTTCAGGGGCAGGATGTTCATTCTCCATTTAGCCTGCTTTTGATACCACAGGGTAACAGAGAGGTGCGCCCCCTGTAGCCTCGGAGGTAACAGCAGTTGGGAAGTGGGTCTTGAGAGCCGGCGCCCACGCCAGATCAACCCCTGGAGGCCCAGAGCAGCAGGCCCAAAGGGATCTGGATTTCTTTATTATCAGACATGAGCACGACTCATTACATAagtttgtgctttaaaaaaaaaaaagaaaaagggggaggggtaAAGTTAATGTGAAAAAGAACccaagcagagaggaaggaatcAGGGAGGGGCCACCCAAACCCCTGGATCCATCTATAAGCCCTGACTTGAGTCTCGCCTAGGACCTCCAGCCTGGGACCTGCCCGGCAGGAGAGGGCGGGAAGCCAAGGGGCCCCAGGTAGGCCTGATAATTCCTTTCAACCAAGGAGCGAGgatgaagagaaggggaggggtccCAGGGAGCCAGAGCCCACGAGCCATTTATTGCCATGTGTTAAAATTCGTGCAAAATATCTGAAGCCCTGGATAGAGAATACAAAGTGATATTTTTCCAAGAAACATAAAACTAGGAAAAGTGATGGGGGGAACATTTTCCCACCAAaacccccaacccccaccagGTCCCAAGCAGGGTGAGGCCTCCACCCTGGTCGGCCTTGCAGAGACTAAGCTACAATCTGGTCTGGGCAGGAAGGGGGTGGAAAATCAGTAACATTATCTCAACTACCAACGGGAGGAAAACCAGTCAACTGTACAAGTctatcaactttaaaaaaaagagaaaagctgtAAAGTCAGGCCCTGTGGGTAAGGAAGCAGACAGATCCCCGGCCAGCGCCGGAGTCCAGAGTGGGTGCCAGGCGGGGCCGCTGCTAATGCAGGCGCTGCAAGCCGTCTGGCCAGAGGCTACCGCAGGTGGGCAGCCTTGGCGAAGGCAGCCAGGGAACAGTTGCCACGATTAATCATCACCCTCGAAGCCCTCTTCCTCTTCAGGTACGGGGTCTGCATCCCAGCAGGTGATGTCAATTTCTAGGATATATTGGGAGAGGAGAGGGCTGGGTAGTGTGTCCCCGCCCTCACTCCCACCCTCTAAGAGCTGTGCCAACTGTGTTTAGTGACACCGCTAGCCCTCCAATCCCATTTTGTCACCAGAATTCCACCATTCATCCACGGAAGAACTACCTGGAGGCTTGTTGTAGAATACCGGAGGTGGAGCCTTTGCACACAGCTCTTCTGATTGGGCGAACTCTTCCTCCTGTGATTGACTGAAGTATCCTTCACTGGCCTGTtgggttttagaaaaaaaaaagcataggcCACTAGGCCCCACCTGCCAGGACAACAGCTGATCTATCAGGCCTGAGCCTGTTTCTCTGGCAACCAAGGACTCCAAGAGTGGTTGCTGGGGGAACACAGTTGACTGCCAGGGAACAAAGGC is a window of Chionomys nivalis chromosome 13, mChiNiv1.1, whole genome shotgun sequence DNA encoding:
- the Prr7 gene encoding proline-rich protein 7 — encoded protein: MVMSQGTYTFLTCFAGFWLIWGLIVLLCCFCSFLRRRLKRRQEERLREQNLRALELEPLELEGSLAGSPPGLAPPPPPHRSRLEAPVHAHSHVHVHPLLHHGSAQPHAHPHPHHHALPHPPPPHLSVPPRPWSYPRQAESDMSKPPCYEEAVLMAEPPPPYSEVLTDTRGLYRKIVTPFLSRRDSAEKQEQPPPSYKPLFLDRGYTSALHLPSAPRPAAPCPALCLQADRSRRVFPSWTDSELSSREPLEHGAWRLPVSIPLFGRTTAV